From Penaeus monodon isolate SGIC_2016 chromosome 6, NSTDA_Pmon_1, whole genome shotgun sequence, the proteins below share one genomic window:
- the LOC119574659 gene encoding sulfotransferase 1C4-like, producing MRLASGHDAIQLEGEELAKVQRDFEGYSKGLVRLKPGGWVLPAPYPKYADKLYNTKFRETDVVIMTYPKCGTTWTQEVVWTMRNNPNLDHPKASAPISVRSPFIDSDMLMAMGKEGSKSLMSEFLKGAVPDPDPNDGVALQLTAHTPDPRTIKTHLPFSLMTPDLLDTAKVIYVTRNPKDVVLSFLHHTRLMKNINYVGSLEQFVDYFVNDQLIYGPYWEHLREAWPRRDHPNMHFVFYEDMKADPMAELRKLNHFLGTDLTEDQLEKIARYTSFEAMKKHEKGALEGKNMATFVNEEVVKKDGGFYRKGEAGGWKDRLTDMQAAKIDAWTKKNTLDLGINFKYSI from the exons ATGCGTCTCGCCAGCGGTCACGACGCCATCCAGTTAGAAGGCGAAGAACTGGCGAAGGTCCAGAGAGACTTCGAAGGTTACAGCAAAGGCCTGGTTCGCCTGAAGCCCGGGGGTTGGGTGTTACCGGCGCCCTACCCCAAGTATGCGGACAAACTCTACAATACGAAG TTCCGTGAGACTGACGTGGTCATAATGACGTACCCGAAGTGCGGAACGACGTGGACGCAGGAGGTCGTGTGGACCATGAGGAACAACCCGAACCTCGACCACCCGAAGGCCAGCGCCCCGATCAGCGTTCGTTCGCCTTTCATTGA TTCCGACATGCTCATGGCGATGGGGAAAGAGGGATCAAAAAGCCTGATGTCCGAGTTTCTCAAAGGCGCTGTTCCGGACCCTGACCCCAACGATGGCGTCGCCCTCCAGCTTACCGCCCACACACCTGACCCTCGAACCATCAAAACTCACCTGCCGTTCTCCCTCATGACCCCTGACCTCCTCGATACGGCCAAG GTGATCTACGTGACAAGGAACCCCAAGGACGTGGTTTTATCCTTCCTTCACCACACACGCCTCATGAAAAATATAAACTACGTGGGCTCCTTGGAACAATTCGTCGATTATTTTGTTAATGACCAGT TGATCTACGGGCCGTACTGGGAGCACCTGCGCGAGGCCTGGCCCAGGAGGGATCACCCCAACATGCACTTCGTCTTTTACGAGGACATGAAGGCGGACCCCATGGCGGAGCTGAGGAAACTGAACCATTTTCTCGGAACTGACCTGACGGAGGACCAGCTGGAGAAG ATCGCTCGGTACACCAGCTTCGAGGCaatgaaaaaacacgaaaagggtGCATTAGAAGGGAAGAACATGGCTACATTTGTTAATGAGGAAGTGGTAAAGAAAGACGGAGGATTTTacagaaaag GCGAGGCTGGTGGGTGGAAGGATCGCCTCACGGACATGCAGGCAGCCAAAATAGATGCTTGGACGAAGAAGAACACGTTGGATCTCGGAATCAACTTTAAATATTCGATTTAG
- the LOC119574660 gene encoding sulfotransferase 1C4-like: protein MRLASGHIAIQLHDDELKKIKKDFEGFGKGLVRLTPGGWLLPAPYTKFADKIYNTKFRETDVVIMTYPKCGTTWTQEVVWTMRNNPNLDHPKASAPVNVRSPFMDSDMLMEMGKEGKEQGGPMLQMFQKVLPDADPNEGIALQLTASIPDPRTIKTHLPFSLMTPDLLDTAKVIYVARNPKDVVLSFLHHSRLIKSIGYIGSLEQYVDYFVKDELIYGPYWEHLREAWPKRDHPNMHFVFYEDMKADPMAELRKLNQFLGTDLTEEQLEKIAHYTSFGEMKKREEETVLPKEMETHFKQEVKKKDGGFYRKGEAGGWKGRLNDMQEAKIDIWTKKNTLKLGIKFKYSA, encoded by the exons ATGCGTCTCGCCAGCGGTCACATCGCCATCCAGCTCCACGACGATGAGCTAAAGAAGATCAAGAAGGACTTTGAGGGTTTTGGCAAAGGCTTGGTTCGCCTGACACCCGGAGGGTGGCTGTTGCCTGCGCCTTACACCAAGTTCGCAGACAAGATCTATAATACGAAG TTCCGTGAGACTGACGTGGTCATAATGACGTACCCGAAGTGCGGAACGACGTGGACGCAGGAGGTCGTGTGGACCATGAGGAACAACCCGAACCTCGACCACCCGAAGGCCAGCGCCCCGGTGAACGTCCGCTCACCGTTCATGGA CTCCGACATGCTCATGGAAATGGGCAAAGAAGGGAAGGAGCAGGGCGGTCCAATGCTACAGATGTTCCAAAAAGTCCTCCCGGACGCCGACCCCAACGAGGGCATCGCGCTACAGCTGACCGCCAGCATCCCTGACCCGCGAACCATCAAGACGCACCTGCCGTTTTCCCTCATGACCCCTGACCTCCTCGATACGGCCAAG GTGATCTACGTGGCAAGGAACCCCAAGGACGTGGTCTTGTCCTTCCTTCACCACAGCCGACTGATTAAGTCCATTGGCTACATCGGCTCCTTGGAACAATATGTGGACTACTTTGTGAAAGACGAGT TGATCTACGGGCCGTACTGGGAGCACCTGCGCGAGGCCTGGCCCAAGAGGGATCACCCCAACATGCACTTCGTCTTTTACGAGGACATGAAGGCGGACCCCATGGCAGAGTTGAGGAAACTGAACCAATTTCTCGGAACTGACCTGACGGAGGAACAGCTGGAGAAG atcgcTCACTACACCAGCTTCGGGGAAATGaagaagcgagaggaggagacggTCCTGCCGAAGGAAATGGAGACACATTTCAAGCAGGAAGtaaagaagaaggatggaggattCTACAGGAAAG GCGAGGCCGGAGGTTGGAAGGGCCGTCTCAACGACATGCAAGAAGCTAAAATAGATATTTGGACGAAGAAGAACACGCTAAAACTCGGAATCAAGTTCAAGTATTCAGCTTAA